A section of the Humulus lupulus chromosome 2, drHumLupu1.1, whole genome shotgun sequence genome encodes:
- the LOC133814205 gene encoding uncharacterized mitochondrial protein AtMg00810-like — protein MAHAYSSLFVKVKEAKIAVVLVYVDDLIITGDDKTEIFQTKENLSVRFQMKELGELKHFLGLEIDRTKEGLFLCQQKYARDLLQRFGMLECKPISTPMETNAKLCAHEGHDLQDGAMYRQLVGSLIYLTLTRPDTSYAVGVASRYMQHPKKPHLEAVRRMLRYVKDTINYGLLYKKDDEVKIVGYCDANYAGDHDTRRSTTVYVFKLGSGAISWCSKRQPTVSLSTTEAEYRAAAMTAQESMWLMQLMKDLHQSTDNAILLYCDNQSAIRLAENPVFHARTKHVEVHYHFLREKVLQEEIEMQQINTDDQVANIFTKGLSTIKFSKFRTQLNLVKREEA, from the coding sequence ATGGCACATGCATATTCAAGCTTATTTGTTAAAGTAAAGGAAGCAAAGATCGCAGTTgttttggtatatgttgatgacctcATCATCACTGGCGATGATAAAACAGAAATTTTCCAAACAAAGGAGAACCTGTCAGTTCGCTTTCAAATGAAGGAACTTGGAGAATTGAAACACTTCCTTGGATTAGAAATTGACCGAACTAAGGAAGGTTTATTTCTTTGTCAACAAAAGTACGCAAGAGATTTGTTGCAAAGGTTTGGAATGCTCGAGTGCAAGCCCATCTCAACACCTATGGAAACTAATGCCAAGTTATGCGCGCATGAAGGGCATGACTTGCAAGATGGAGCAATGTACCGACAGCTGGTTGGTAGTCTAATTTATCTAACATTGACTCGACCAGATACCTCGTATGCAGTTGGTGTAGCAAGTCGGTATATGCAGCACCCAAAGAAACCTCATTTGGAAGCAGTGCGACGAATGCTGAGGTATGTCAAAGATACCATTAACTATGGTCTCTTATATAAGAAAGATGATGAGGTTAAGATAGTTGGATACTGTGATGCTAATTATGCTGGAGATCATGATACCCGTCGATCAACTACTGTGTATGTATTCAAGCTTGGATCTGGAGCTATATCTTGGTGTAGTAAAAGGCAACCAACGGTGTCCTTGTCAACCACTGAAGCAGAATATAGAGCAGCAGCAATGACAGCTCAGGAAAGTATGTGGTTGATGCAACTAATGAAGGATCTACACCAATCTACAGACAATGCAATACTGCTTTATTGTGATAATCAATCTGCTATTCGCTTAGCAGAAAATCCAGTATTTCATGCAAGGACAAAGCACGTGGAAGTGCATTATCATTTTTTGAGAGAAAAAGTGCTTCAAGAAGAAATAGAGATGCAACAAATCAACACAGATGATCAAGTTGCTAACATATTCACCAAAGGACTAAGCACAATCAAGTTTTCGAAATTCAGAACTCAACTAAACCTCGTCAAACGAGAAGAAGCTTAG